A stretch of Candidatus Margulisiibacteriota bacterium DNA encodes these proteins:
- a CDS encoding ornithine carbamoyltransferase (catalyzes the formation of L-citrulline from carbamoyl phosphate and L-ornithine in arginine biosynthesis and degradation) gives MKKRDFLSLVDLSAKEINSILELSQKLKKEKKNKKILEGKAFGLIFEKPSTRTYVSFDIAINDLGGHSVTLPVTSLG, from the coding sequence AAAAAGAGATTTTTTATCTTTAGTTGATCTATCCGCAAAAGAAATTAATTCCATTCTGGAATTATCGCAAAAGCTCAAAAAGGAAAAGAAAAACAAAAAAATACTGGAAGGCAAAGCGTTTGGCCTGATCTTTGAAAAACCCAGTACCCGAACATATGTTTCCTTTGATATAGCAATCAATGACCTGGGTGGGCACTCAGTTACGCTACCCGTAACATCACTTGG